The sequence TGATTTCGCTCAGTGGATGGTGTTTGGGACGCCGTTAGCCTTTATCATGCTCATTTTAGCGTGGCTCTTGCTCACTTATGTGATTTTCCCTTTAAAGATTAAAGAAATCCCAGGGGGTAAGGAAGTCGTTAGATCAGAGTTAAACAAACTAGGCCGTTTGAGTCAGGCGGAAATCTCTGTGGGCGTTATTTTTATTTTAGCGTCTTTAGGGTGGATTTTTTTAGATACGATTTTAAAATCTTGGGGCATTAAAATAGATAAAATTGATTCCGTGATCGCTATGGGGGTTTCTGCGCTTTTATTCATTTTGCCCGCTAACAATCAGGGCGATAGGCTCATTGATTGGGGTGTTGCTAAAAAACTCCCTTGGGATGTGTTGCTTTTATTTGGCGGCGGGTTAGCCTTGAGTGCGCAATTTTCTAAAACCGGGTTGAGTTTGTGGATCGGGCATTTAGTCTCTGGCTTTTCGCATTTACCGATTTTATTCATCATTGTCATGGTCACTTTAATGGTCATTTTCTTAACCGAAATCACTTCTAACACCGCCACCGCTACCGCGTTTTTACCGGTGATTGGGGGAGTGGCGATGGGCATGGGTTATGAAAACCATCAGAGCTTGTTATTGACCATTCCTGTAGCCTTGAGCGCGACTTGCGCGTTCATGCTCCCTGTGGCCACCCCACCCAATGCGATAGCTTATGGCTCTGGGTATGTTAAAATAACGGATATGATTAAAGCCGGTTTGTGGCTTAATTTGGTGGGCGTTGTTTTGATTAGCATGTTTAGCTATTTTTTGGTTTCGTTAATATTTAATTGATTAAGGAAAAAAGTGAAAGAAGAGTTATTTAAAGAAAAATCTCGTTACATTACAGGGTTTGTTTTAATCATTGTAGCAGGCTTGATTTTGTATGCGGACAATTTGTTGTTGTTTTGGGCGGTTTTAGGGGGGATTTATGCGGTAGGATTTTCTGAAGCGTTAAGATTGTTTCAAGTTAAAGCGAGCTTTAGCCTGTATTTCATTTTAGTGTTGTCATGGGTAGTGGCGTATTTTAACGGGCGCCCCATAGAATGCACTCTTATCAGTGCCATGGTCATGGCTAGTGTTATCGCTTATCAAAAAGCGCACCATAGCGAAGCCATTTTACCCTTTTTATACCCGGGCGTTGGGTTTTTTGCGCTTTTTGGGGTTTATAAGGATTTTGGTGCAGTGGCGATCATTTGGCTTTTAGTCGTGGTGGCGGCAAGCGATGTGGGGGCGTTTTTTGGAGGCAAGCTTTTAGGCAAAACCCCTTTCACGCCCACTTCGCCGAATAAAACCTTAGAGGGTGCGTTGATTGGCGTTGTTTTGGCAAGCGTTTTAGGATCGTTTGTGGGCATGGGGAAATTGAGCGGAGGCTTTCTTATGGCGCTTCTATTTAGTTTTTTAATCGCTCTTGTGGCGGTGTTTGGGGATTTGTATGAAAGCTATTTGAAAAGAAGGGTCGGGATCAAAGATAGCGGTAAGATTTTACCCGGGCATGGGGGCGTTTTAGACCGGTTGGATTCCATGCTTTTTGGGGCTTTAGGCTTGCATGCGTTGTTGTATTTTTTAGAAGTTTGGAAAGAGACAGCGGTGTTTTTAGGGGATTGAATGGTTGTTTTAGGAAGCACCGGCTCTATTGGGAAAAACGCCCTAAAAATCGCAAAAAAATTCAAGGTAGAAATAGAGGCCTTAAGCTGTGGGAAAAATATCGCTTTAATCAATGAGCAAATCAAAGTTTTCAAACCCAAGAAAGTGGCGGTTTTAGATCCTAACGATTTGAATAATTTAGAGCCTTTGGGTGCGGAAGTGTTTGTGGGGTTAGACGGCATTGACGCGATGATAGAGGAGTGTGCCTCAAATTTAGTCCTTAACGCTATTGTGGGCGTGGCAGGATTAAAGGCGAGCTTTAAAAGCTTGCAAAGGAACAAAAAACTAGCCCTAGCGAATAAAGAGAGCTTGGTGAGCGCGGGGCATTTATTAGACATTTCACAAATCACGCCCGTTGATAGCGAGCATTTTGGTTTATGGGCGTTGTTGCAAAACAAGACTTTAAAGCCTAAATCTTTAATCATTAGCGCGAGTGGTGGGGCTTTCAGGGACACGCCTTTAGAATTTATTCCTATTCAAAACGCACAAAACGCGCTCAAGCACCCTAATTGGAGCATGGGATCTAAAATCACCATTGATTCAGCGAGCATGGTCAATAAGCTTTTTGAAATCCTAGAAACCTATTGGCTTTTTGGCGCGTCTTTAAAGATTGATGCGCTCATTGAAAGAAGCTCTATCGTGCATGCTTTGGTGGAGTTTGAAGACAACTCTGTCATCGCGCATTTAGCGAGCGCGGACATGAAACTACCCATAAGCTATGCCATTAACCCCAAATTAGCTTCCTTGAACGCTTCCATTAAGCCCTTAGATCTATACGCTTTAAGCGCGATTAAATTTGAACCCATTAGCATGGAGCGCTACACTTTGTGGCGTTATAAAGACTTGTTGTTGGAAAATCCAAAGCTTGGCGTGGTGCTGAATGCGAGCAATGAAGTGGCGATGAAGAAGTTTTTAAATCAAGAAATCGCCTTTGGAGGCTTTATCCAAATCATTTCTCAAGCCTTAGAATTGTATGCTAAAAAATCTTTCAAGCTTTCTACTTTAGATGAAGTGCTAGCGTTAGATAAGGAAGTTAGGGATCGTTTTAAAAATTATAGGTAGCGTTGAATGAATGGTTTGATAAGGAGTTAATGCGTGTTAAATTAGCTTTTGGTGCTTTTAGTTTTAATTTTTAGCGTTATAATCCATCTCGTTAGGGTTGCATAAAACCCCACTTTTTAAAAAAATGAAAGAATATTAAGGTTAAACAAGTTCATTGAACTAAACCTACAAGCTTATAGCTTATTTCCTTACAAACTGCTTGTATAAAAATTCCTTTCTCCCTATGGCAATGATATGGTTGCGCATTTTGTCATGCAAATCGCCTAAGAAAAAAGGGGCTTTTAAGGCGAGTTTAGGAATGTCTAGGGCATACACTTGAATCAAGTAATGGTGATCGCCATTAGGGGGCATGGGACCGATATAGACGCTGTTATTGAGATTGGAGCGTTGTTTTTCGCTTTCACTAAGAGGAGAACGGATAAAGCCTTGAGTGAGCGAATTGACCCCTTGAGTAATCCTTTTATCCATTATGGAAGCGTTTTCTTCTAAAACATTGTAAGAAATATTGCCCACGACCCAATGGACAAACGGCATGCCGCACACTTTTTGCGCATCATGATCGATGAGTTCTAACGCATAGCTTT is a genomic window of Helicobacter pylori oki112 containing:
- a CDS encoding phosphatidate cytidylyltransferase; translated protein: MKEELFKEKSRYITGFVLIIVAGLILYADNLLLFWAVLGGIYAVGFSEALRLFQVKASFSLYFILVLSWVVAYFNGRPIECTLISAMVMASVIAYQKAHHSEAILPFLYPGVGFFALFGVYKDFGAVAIIWLLVVVAASDVGAFFGGKLLGKTPFTPTSPNKTLEGALIGVVLASVLGSFVGMGKLSGGFLMALLFSFLIALVAVFGDLYESYLKRRVGIKDSGKILPGHGGVLDRLDSMLFGALGLHALLYFLEVWKETAVFLGD
- the dxr gene encoding 1-deoxy-D-xylulose-5-phosphate reductoisomerase; this encodes MVVLGSTGSIGKNALKIAKKFKVEIEALSCGKNIALINEQIKVFKPKKVAVLDPNDLNNLEPLGAEVFVGLDGIDAMIEECASNLVLNAIVGVAGLKASFKSLQRNKKLALANKESLVSAGHLLDISQITPVDSEHFGLWALLQNKTLKPKSLIISASGGAFRDTPLEFIPIQNAQNALKHPNWSMGSKITIDSASMVNKLFEILETYWLFGASLKIDALIERSSIVHALVEFEDNSVIAHLASADMKLPISYAINPKLASLNASIKPLDLYALSAIKFEPISMERYTLWRYKDLLLENPKLGVVLNASNEVAMKKFLNQEIAFGGFIQIISQALELYAKKSFKLSTLDEVLALDKEVRDRFKNYR
- a CDS encoding YbhB/YbcL family Raf kinase inhibitor-like protein, translating into MCFYDHATIKTQNDFKEKRLKMKTFEVMIQTDSKGYLDAKFGGNAPKAFLNSNGLPTYSPKISWQKVEGAQSYALELIDHDAQKVCGMPFVHWVVGNISYNVLEENASIMDKRITQGVNSLTQGFIRSPLSESEKQRSNLNNSVYIGPMPPNGDHHYLIQVYALDIPKLALKAPFFLGDLHDKMRNHIIAIGRKEFLYKQFVRK